One stretch of Pseudomonas fluorescens Q2-87 DNA includes these proteins:
- a CDS encoding malto-oligosyltrehalose synthase — MNEMSIQPLRATLRLQFHKGFTLDDAIPQVPYFASLGISHIYASPLLKARAGSMHGYDVVDPTLVNPELGGEAALKRLVSTLREHRMGLILDIVSNHMAVGGNDNPWWLDLLEWGRLSPYGEFFDIQWHSPDPLMEGQLLLPFLGSDYGVALQEGTLQLRFDAAHGCFYVEHYEHRFPICPMHYGELLRPAETLPAEQTEAFRALSERFTTLNYQSDAHSLARALQIELRDLAVQPGALAAIEEHLRGYDTTQAEGFERLHQLLERQSYRLASWRTAADDINWRRFFDVNELGGLRVERPAVFEATHAKIFELISAGLVDGLRIDHVDGLADPRGYCRKLRRRVDSLSPSRHLPIFIEKILGDGETLRRDWKVDGSTGYEFMNQISLLQHDPAGAAPLAEFWSRHSERPAQFIDEAHLARQQILNGSLAGDFETVAQALLQVARDDVMTRDLTLGAIRRALQELIVHFPVYRTYINPLGRSAEDEIFFNQALEGARQTLSEADWPVLDCLADWLGGTPWRQRPRGSQRKRLRHACVRFQQLTSPAAAKAVEDTALYRSAVLLSRNDVGYNTERFSAPPQEFHNACIERLEHFPDNLITTATHDHKRGEDTRARLAVLSERADWYTACVEQWRILSPSLHSDPASPSTGDELILYQALLGSWPLDLDLQDTKALAQYNERLWQWQRKALREAKLQSSWAAVNDAYEQATQMFLERLLLGDEGLPLRSAIAEAVQAIAPAGALNSLAQTLLRMTVPGVPDLYQGNEFWDFSLVDPDNRRPVDFQARREAMQADSTPVALVRDWRDGRVKQALIARTLALRAEYSQLFHQGSYQPLEVVGKHAQRVLAFMREHEQQRAIVVVPIHAAGLLENGAVPQVAASDWGDTRVSLPFAAEDGKLKGLFSSATVTPQRELMVSAALGDFPVNVFIQS, encoded by the coding sequence ATGAACGAGATGTCGATCCAACCACTGCGGGCCACACTTCGCCTGCAATTTCATAAAGGCTTTACCCTGGACGATGCGATACCGCAGGTGCCGTACTTCGCCTCGTTGGGCATCAGCCATATCTATGCGTCCCCGCTGCTGAAAGCCCGGGCCGGCTCCATGCACGGCTACGACGTGGTCGATCCGACCCTGGTCAACCCCGAACTGGGTGGCGAAGCCGCCCTGAAGCGCCTGGTGTCGACCCTGCGCGAGCACCGGATGGGCCTGATCCTGGATATCGTTTCCAACCACATGGCGGTCGGCGGCAATGACAATCCCTGGTGGCTGGACCTGCTGGAATGGGGGCGTCTGAGCCCCTACGGCGAGTTTTTCGACATCCAGTGGCACTCCCCGGACCCGCTGATGGAAGGCCAGTTGCTCTTGCCGTTCCTGGGCAGCGACTACGGCGTGGCGTTGCAGGAAGGCACCTTGCAACTGCGCTTCGATGCCGCCCATGGCTGCTTCTATGTTGAACACTACGAACACCGCTTCCCGATTTGCCCGATGCACTACGGCGAGCTGCTCAGACCCGCCGAGACCCTGCCTGCCGAACAAACCGAAGCGTTCAGGGCGCTGAGCGAGCGTTTCACCACGCTCAATTACCAGAGCGATGCCCACAGCCTCGCCCGTGCGCTGCAAATCGAACTGCGGGACCTGGCGGTGCAGCCCGGCGCCCTGGCCGCCATCGAGGAGCATCTGCGCGGCTACGACACGACGCAGGCAGAAGGCTTCGAGCGCCTGCATCAACTGCTGGAGCGCCAGAGTTACCGGCTCGCCAGTTGGCGCACCGCCGCGGATGACATCAACTGGCGGCGGTTTTTCGATGTCAACGAACTGGGTGGGCTGAGGGTCGAACGCCCTGCCGTGTTCGAAGCCACCCACGCCAAGATCTTCGAGCTGATCAGCGCAGGACTGGTGGACGGGTTGCGCATCGACCACGTTGATGGGCTGGCCGACCCCCGCGGCTACTGCCGCAAGCTGCGTCGGCGCGTCGACTCGCTTTCGCCATCGCGGCACCTGCCGATCTTCATCGAGAAAATCCTCGGCGACGGTGAAACCTTGCGTCGGGACTGGAAGGTCGACGGCAGTACTGGCTACGAGTTCATGAACCAGATCTCGCTGTTGCAGCATGACCCGGCGGGCGCCGCGCCGCTGGCCGAGTTCTGGAGCCGGCACAGCGAACGGCCGGCGCAGTTCATCGACGAAGCCCACCTGGCCCGCCAGCAGATTCTCAACGGTTCCCTGGCCGGGGATTTCGAAACCGTCGCCCAGGCCCTGCTGCAAGTGGCCCGGGACGATGTCATGACTCGCGACCTGACCCTGGGCGCGATTCGCCGGGCCTTGCAGGAACTGATCGTGCACTTCCCGGTTTACCGCACTTATATCAACCCCCTGGGTCGCTCTGCTGAAGACGAAATTTTCTTCAACCAGGCCTTGGAAGGTGCGCGGCAAACCCTCAGCGAAGCCGACTGGCCGGTGCTCGATTGCCTGGCCGACTGGCTTGGCGGCACGCCCTGGCGACAACGCCCGCGCGGCAGCCAGCGCAAGCGACTGCGCCATGCCTGCGTGCGCTTCCAGCAACTGACCTCGCCAGCCGCCGCCAAGGCGGTGGAGGATACGGCGCTCTATCGCTCGGCGGTGCTGCTGTCGCGCAATGACGTCGGCTACAACACCGAGCGTTTCAGTGCCCCGCCGCAGGAGTTTCACAACGCCTGCATCGAGCGACTCGAGCACTTCCCTGACAACCTGATAACCACTGCCACCCACGATCACAAACGGGGCGAAGACACCCGTGCCCGGCTGGCGGTACTCAGTGAGCGCGCCGACTGGTACACCGCGTGCGTCGAGCAATGGCGCATCCTCTCGCCTTCCCTGCACAGTGATCCGGCATCCCCTTCGACCGGCGATGAACTGATCCTGTACCAGGCGCTGCTCGGTAGCTGGCCGCTGGACCTCGATCTGCAAGACACCAAGGCATTGGCCCAATACAACGAACGCCTGTGGCAATGGCAGCGCAAGGCCCTGCGAGAAGCCAAACTGCAAAGCAGTTGGGCGGCAGTCAACGACGCCTATGAACAAGCGACCCAGATGTTCCTCGAACGGTTATTGCTGGGAGATGAAGGGCTGCCCCTGCGTTCTGCCATCGCCGAGGCAGTGCAGGCCATCGCACCGGCGGGCGCCCTCAACAGTCTGGCGCAAACTTTGCTGCGCATGACCGTGCCCGGCGTACCGGATCTGTATCAGGGCAACGAATTCTGGGATTTCAGCCTGGTGGACCCGGACAACCGCCGCCCGGTGGATTTCCAGGCGCGCCGTGAGGCGATGCAGGCCGACAGCACGCCGGTGGCACTGGTACGTGACTGGCGCGACGGCCGGGTCAAGCAGGCGTTGATCGCCAGGACATTGGCCCTGCGCGCGGAGTATTCGCAATTGTTCCACCAGGGCAGCTACCAGCCGCTTGAGGTGGTCGGCAAGCACGCTCAACGGGTGCTCGCCTTCATGCGCGAGCACGAGCAACAGCGGGCGATTGTCGTGGTGCCGATCCATGCAGCCGGCCTGCTGGAAAACGGTGCCGTACCGCAGGTGGCTGCCTCGGACTGGGGCGATACCCGCGTGTCGCTACCGTTCGCCGCGGAGGATGGAAAATTGAAGGGACTTTTTTCAAGCGCAACAGTCACACCCCAAAGGGAGCTGATGGTCAGCGCCGCGCTGGGGGATTTCCCGGTCAACGTCTTTATCCAATCTTGA
- the malQ gene encoding 4-alpha-glucanotransferase, protein MSDAQLEILAGRAGLAVDWIDANGRAQKVSPAVLRSVLTGLGHPAGSAQEIDASLLQLQQDQQNHQLPPLITVDVGASLDLSRYFDAATPCEIRLEDGATLNLKLDAEARLPGMVPVGYQHVSIQDQHFTLAVAPARCYSVADAVDNPTPRAWGLSAQLYALRRPGDGGFGDTQALEELARVAGERGADAIAISPMHAMFSSDTGRYSPYSPSSRLFLNSLYAAPGTILGERALRTAIDATGLTNQLRSLEEQPLVDWPVAAEAKQKVLRALYDGFSQGEHPLHEDFSSFRHTSGEALENHCRFEALQAERAAKGESLDWRQWPEEWRNPRSPTLAHFAEENADEIGFYAFCQWLIARCLERAQSAAKSSGMGIGLIADLAVGADGGGSQAWSRQDELLASLTVGAPPDILNRSGQGWGISAFSPEGLVRNGFRAFIEMLRANFAHAGGLRIDHVMGLQRLWVIPNDAPPTDGAYLYYPVDDLLRLLALESHRHQAIVLGEDLGTVPDGLREKLSARSILGMRVLLFEQDNTHFKPILDWPDNALATTSTHDLPTLNGWWHGHDIDWNARLDLIDSHTEMDWRKHREREREGLRNVLDQDPQNFREEHRETDQVLDASVRFLGHTRAPLVLLPLEDALGIEEQANLPGTIDTHPNWRRRLAHESQALLDNPDAARRLEILACARLQANERDR, encoded by the coding sequence ATGAGCGACGCGCAACTGGAAATCCTCGCTGGCCGAGCCGGCCTGGCGGTGGATTGGATCGACGCCAATGGCCGGGCACAAAAAGTGTCGCCGGCGGTGCTGCGGTCGGTCCTGACTGGCCTCGGCCATCCCGCCGGCAGCGCCCAGGAAATCGACGCCAGCCTGTTGCAGTTGCAGCAGGACCAGCAGAACCATCAATTGCCACCGCTAATCACCGTCGACGTCGGGGCCAGCCTGGACTTGAGCCGCTATTTCGATGCAGCGACGCCTTGCGAAATCCGGCTCGAGGACGGGGCAACGCTGAACCTCAAGCTCGACGCCGAGGCCCGGTTGCCCGGGATGGTCCCGGTGGGCTACCAACATGTCAGCATCCAGGACCAGCATTTCACCCTCGCCGTCGCGCCGGCCCGGTGCTACAGCGTGGCCGATGCGGTGGACAACCCGACGCCCCGTGCCTGGGGATTGAGCGCCCAGTTGTATGCCCTCAGGCGTCCCGGCGATGGCGGCTTCGGCGACACCCAGGCCTTGGAAGAACTGGCCCGCGTGGCCGGCGAGCGTGGGGCCGATGCCATTGCCATCAGCCCGATGCACGCGATGTTCAGCAGCGACACCGGGCGCTACAGCCCTTATTCGCCCTCCAGCCGACTGTTTCTCAATAGCCTGTACGCGGCGCCCGGCACCATTCTCGGCGAGCGCGCCCTGCGCACGGCTATCGACGCCACGGGCCTGACCAATCAATTGCGCAGCCTGGAAGAGCAGCCACTGGTCGATTGGCCCGTGGCCGCCGAGGCCAAGCAGAAAGTCTTGCGCGCCCTGTACGACGGTTTCAGCCAGGGCGAGCATCCCTTGCATGAAGACTTCAGCAGCTTTCGCCACACCAGCGGCGAAGCCCTGGAGAACCATTGCCGCTTCGAAGCGCTGCAGGCCGAACGTGCGGCCAAAGGTGAAAGCCTGGATTGGCGCCAGTGGCCGGAAGAATGGCGTAACCCACGCAGCCCGACGCTGGCCCATTTTGCCGAAGAGAACGCCGACGAAATCGGCTTCTATGCCTTTTGCCAATGGCTGATCGCCCGTTGCCTGGAGCGCGCCCAAAGCGCGGCCAAGTCCAGTGGCATGGGCATCGGCCTGATCGCCGACCTTGCGGTGGGCGCTGACGGCGGTGGCAGCCAGGCCTGGAGCCGGCAAGATGAATTGCTCGCGTCGCTGACCGTGGGCGCGCCGCCGGACATCCTCAACCGCTCCGGCCAAGGCTGGGGCATTTCGGCGTTTTCCCCTGAAGGCCTGGTGCGTAATGGTTTTCGGGCCTTCATTGAAATGCTGCGAGCCAACTTCGCCCATGCGGGCGGCTTGCGCATCGATCACGTCATGGGCTTGCAGCGGCTCTGGGTCATTCCCAACGACGCCCCGCCCACCGACGGCGCCTACCTCTACTACCCCGTGGATGACCTGCTGCGCCTGCTCGCCCTCGAATCCCATCGCCACCAGGCCATCGTGCTCGGTGAAGACCTCGGCACCGTGCCCGACGGCCTGCGGGAAAAGCTCAGCGCCCGGTCGATCCTGGGCATGCGCGTGCTGCTGTTCGAACAGGACAACACCCACTTCAAGCCCATTCTCGACTGGCCGGACAACGCCTTGGCTACCACCAGCACCCACGACCTGCCGACCCTCAATGGTTGGTGGCACGGGCACGATATCGACTGGAACGCCCGGCTGGACCTGATCGATTCCCACACGGAAATGGACTGGCGCAAACACCGCGAGCGTGAACGCGAAGGCCTGCGCAACGTACTGGACCAGGACCCGCAGAACTTTCGCGAGGAACACCGCGAAACCGACCAGGTGCTCGACGCCAGCGTGCGCTTTCTCGGCCATACCCGCGCGCCGTTGGTGTTGCTGCCGCTCGAAGACGCCCTGGGCATCGAGGAGCAGGCCAACCTGCCCGGCACCATCGACACCCACCCCAATTGGCGGCGGCGCCTGGCTCATGAGAGCCAGGCGTTGCTGGATAACCCGGACGCTGCCCGGCGTCTGGAAATACTCGCCTGCGCGAGACTTCAGGCGAATGAGCGTGACCGATGA
- the treZ gene encoding malto-oligosyltrehalose trehalohydrolase — MTSRTPDTWTHGAIMLDAEHTRFALWAPDAFFVSVELDTGESIPLLPQADGWFMIQTRCPAGTRYRYNIDGELEVPDPASRAQAGDIDRHSVVVDPHAYQWRHTQWAGRPWNEAVIYELHVGALGGFAGVEEHLAHLAGLGVTAIELMPLSQFPGDRNWGYDGVLPYAPQASYGTPEQLKHLIDTAHGHGLAVIVDVVYNHFGPDGNYLHRYAKGFFREDKHTPWGAAIDFRRREVRDFFIDNALMWLLEYRFDGLRLDAVHAIEDPDFLEELAAKVREQVDPARHVWLTVENEHNQASLLEQGYDAQWNDDGHNALHVLLTGETDAYYADYAEQPTEKLARCLSQGFVFQGHTNRHGVSRGEPSGHLPPSAFVLFLQNHDQIGNRALGERLHQLAPPQALQAATALLLLSPMIPLLFMGDEVLAQQPFLFFTSHHGELAELVREGRRNEFKAFSAFADPEKRKRIPDPNAAGTFDASRPNLEAQQPEQLACETLYRTLLKIRREEIVPHVPGAQALGADVLGHGAVSARWRLGNGSVLRIDLNLSDQPVEHSAPEEVRILFEHPPQLMGLLQQRGTLSPYSALVSLTQATPLPNISGERL, encoded by the coding sequence ATGACGTCAAGGACGCCTGATACATGGACCCACGGCGCGATCATGCTGGACGCCGAGCACACGCGTTTTGCCCTCTGGGCCCCGGATGCCTTTTTTGTCAGTGTCGAACTCGACACTGGCGAGTCGATACCCCTGCTGCCCCAAGCCGACGGCTGGTTCATGATCCAGACCCGATGTCCCGCCGGCACGCGCTATCGCTACAACATCGATGGCGAGCTGGAAGTACCGGACCCGGCCTCACGCGCCCAGGCCGGCGACATCGACCGTCACAGCGTGGTTGTCGACCCTCACGCCTATCAATGGCGACACACCCAATGGGCCGGCCGCCCCTGGAACGAAGCGGTGATCTACGAATTGCACGTGGGAGCCCTCGGCGGTTTTGCCGGAGTCGAAGAACACCTGGCGCACTTGGCCGGGCTGGGTGTAACCGCCATCGAGCTGATGCCGCTGTCGCAGTTTCCGGGTGATCGAAACTGGGGTTATGACGGCGTCCTGCCCTACGCACCACAAGCCTCCTACGGCACTCCCGAACAGCTCAAGCATCTGATCGACACGGCCCACGGCCATGGGCTGGCGGTCATTGTCGATGTGGTCTACAACCACTTCGGCCCCGACGGCAACTACCTGCACCGCTACGCCAAGGGGTTCTTCCGAGAGGACAAGCACACACCATGGGGCGCGGCGATCGATTTCCGTCGGCGCGAAGTGCGGGATTTCTTCATCGACAATGCACTCATGTGGCTGTTGGAGTACCGCTTCGACGGTCTGCGCCTGGATGCGGTGCACGCAATTGAAGACCCGGACTTCCTCGAGGAACTGGCGGCCAAGGTGCGCGAACAGGTGGACCCGGCCCGGCATGTCTGGCTTACCGTGGAAAACGAACATAACCAGGCCAGCCTGTTGGAACAGGGCTACGACGCCCAATGGAACGACGACGGCCACAACGCCCTGCACGTACTGCTGACGGGCGAGACCGACGCCTATTACGCCGACTACGCCGAGCAGCCCACGGAAAAACTGGCGCGCTGCCTCAGCCAGGGGTTCGTCTTCCAGGGGCATACCAACCGCCACGGTGTGTCACGGGGTGAACCCAGCGGGCACCTGCCGCCGAGCGCTTTCGTGTTGTTCTTGCAGAACCATGACCAGATTGGCAACCGTGCCCTCGGTGAACGCCTGCATCAACTGGCACCGCCCCAGGCGCTGCAAGCGGCGACGGCCCTGTTGTTGCTGTCGCCGATGATTCCGCTGTTGTTCATGGGCGATGAAGTGTTGGCGCAACAACCATTTCTGTTCTTCACCAGTCATCACGGCGAATTGGCCGAGTTGGTCCGCGAAGGCCGGCGCAACGAATTCAAGGCGTTCAGCGCCTTTGCCGATCCCGAAAAACGCAAGCGGATTCCCGATCCCAACGCGGCCGGCACGTTCGACGCCTCACGGCCGAACCTCGAAGCACAACAACCGGAACAACTGGCCTGCGAGACGCTGTATCGCACGCTGCTGAAAATCCGTCGCGAAGAAATCGTCCCGCATGTGCCGGGCGCACAGGCCCTGGGCGCCGACGTGTTGGGCCACGGCGCCGTCAGCGCACGCTGGCGGCTAGGCAACGGCAGCGTCTTGCGCATTGACCTGAACCTCAGCGACCAGCCTGTCGAGCACAGCGCGCCAGAAGAGGTTCGCATTCTTTTCGAACATCCGCCGCAGCTCATGGGTCTGTTGCAACAGAGGGGCACCCTTTCGCCCTACAGCGCGCTGGTCAGTCTGACGCAGGCGACACCCTTGCCCAACATCAGTGGAGAGCGCCTATGA
- the glgA gene encoding glycogen synthase GlgA has product MISAALEPQQVRSQLPPAAESPTAPVLATGGKALLPVVRQNPNRKKILFVTSEIADLVKTGGLGDVSAALPRAMAGLHDVRVLIPGYPQVMNSGNPIHIIGELGGHAALPPCKIGRMDMADGLVIYVLICPELFAREGSPYGANNGRDWPDNHIRFARLGLAAADIAANLAQIHWCPDLVHAHDWPAGLAPAYMHWRGQRTPTLFTIHNLAYQGVVSLACCPELGIPEHALQQEGMEFYGKLSFLKAGMAYSSHITTVSATYAQEITTPAFGCGLDGFLAAKTQQGLLSGIPNGIDESWDSATDSHLLRQFAIGDWEGKAANAAHVRELFGLDDSTGPLFAVVSRLVVQKGLDLTEAVSEFIVESGGQIAIIGRGEPEEEQAMRELALRFPGRIGVRIGFNETDARRMFAGSDFLLMPSRYEPCGLSQMYAQRFGSLPVARNTGGLADTIEDGITGFLFDESTVESYKQALSRAFKVFEFPDLLNAMRCRAMSAPFNWCQAVEPYAELYEQLVAKSLGKPARQ; this is encoded by the coding sequence ATGATCAGTGCTGCCTTAGAACCACAACAGGTCCGTTCACAACTACCGCCGGCGGCCGAATCGCCAACGGCACCGGTGCTGGCCACCGGCGGCAAGGCACTGCTCCCCGTCGTCCGACAGAATCCCAATCGCAAGAAAATATTATTCGTCACATCGGAAATTGCCGACCTGGTAAAGACCGGTGGCCTGGGCGACGTTTCCGCAGCACTGCCCCGGGCGATGGCCGGGCTGCATGATGTCCGGGTACTGATCCCCGGTTATCCGCAGGTGATGAACAGCGGCAATCCGATCCACATCATCGGCGAACTGGGCGGCCACGCCGCATTGCCGCCGTGCAAGATCGGCCGCATGGACATGGCCGACGGCCTGGTGATCTACGTGCTGATCTGCCCCGAACTCTTCGCCCGCGAAGGCTCGCCCTACGGCGCCAACAACGGTCGCGACTGGCCCGATAATCACATTCGTTTCGCCCGCCTGGGCCTTGCCGCTGCGGATATCGCCGCCAACCTCGCGCAGATCCACTGGTGCCCGGACCTTGTCCACGCTCACGATTGGCCTGCCGGGCTGGCACCGGCCTACATGCATTGGCGCGGACAACGCACCCCGACGCTCTTCACCATCCACAACCTGGCGTACCAGGGCGTGGTCAGCCTGGCCTGCTGCCCTGAGCTGGGCATCCCCGAGCACGCGCTGCAGCAGGAAGGCATGGAGTTCTACGGCAAACTGTCATTCCTCAAGGCCGGGATGGCTTATTCCAGCCATATCACAACCGTCAGCGCCACCTACGCCCAGGAAATCACTACCCCGGCGTTTGGCTGCGGACTTGATGGCTTCCTCGCGGCCAAGACCCAGCAAGGCTTGCTCAGCGGCATTCCCAACGGCATCGACGAAAGCTGGGATTCCGCCACCGATAGCCACCTGCTCCGCCAATTTGCCATCGGCGACTGGGAGGGCAAGGCCGCCAACGCGGCTCATGTGCGCGAGCTCTTCGGGCTCGACGACTCCACCGGCCCACTGTTCGCCGTAGTGTCGCGCCTGGTCGTGCAGAAAGGCCTGGACCTGACCGAAGCAGTCTCCGAATTCATCGTCGAATCGGGCGGCCAGATCGCCATTATCGGTCGCGGCGAACCGGAGGAAGAACAAGCCATGCGCGAGCTGGCCCTGCGCTTCCCGGGACGTATCGGCGTGCGCATCGGCTTCAACGAAACCGACGCGCGGCGGATGTTCGCCGGCAGTGATTTCCTGCTGATGCCATCACGTTACGAGCCCTGCGGCTTGAGCCAGATGTACGCGCAACGCTTCGGTTCGCTGCCGGTGGCGCGCAATACCGGCGGGCTGGCAGACACGATCGAAGATGGCATCACCGGCTTCCTTTTCGACGAATCCACCGTAGAGAGCTACAAGCAGGCGCTGAGCCGGGCCTTCAAGGTCTTCGAGTTCCCCGATTTGCTCAACGCCATGCGCTGCCGGGCGATGTCGGCACCGTTCAACTGGTGCCAGGCAGTGGAACCCTACGCAGAGCTCTACGAGCAATTGGTGGCTAAATCCCTGGGTAAACCGGCCAGACAATGA
- a CDS encoding D-2-hydroxyacid dehydrogenase family protein produces the protein MAVQIAVIDDWQDVARDVVDWSVLDSIGQVTFLHGYPADRDTLAERLQRFEVICVMRERTVFDEGLLRCLPNLKLLLTGGMRNAALDLKAAADLGIQVCGTDSYKHAAPELTWALIMASTRHLVQEANALRAGAWQQGLGGDLHGKTLGVLGLGSIGTRVAQFGQVFGMRVIAWSQNLTAERAADVGVTQVSKQALFEQADILSIHLVLSERTRGLVDAQALGWMKPDALLVNTARGPIVDEAALIDALQHKRLGAAALDVFAQEPLPADHPFRTLDNVLATPHVGYVSQQNYRQFYSLMIEDIQAWAAGKPIRLLMPAG, from the coding sequence ATGGCGGTGCAAATAGCGGTCATCGATGATTGGCAGGACGTGGCGCGGGACGTGGTGGATTGGTCGGTGCTGGACAGTATCGGCCAGGTGACTTTTCTTCACGGCTACCCCGCCGACCGCGACACCCTCGCTGAGCGTCTGCAGCGTTTTGAGGTGATCTGTGTGATGCGTGAGCGCACGGTGTTCGATGAGGGCCTGCTGCGCTGCCTGCCCAACCTGAAGCTCTTGCTCACCGGCGGCATGCGCAATGCCGCCCTGGACCTCAAGGCTGCCGCCGACCTGGGGATCCAGGTATGCGGCACCGACAGCTACAAGCACGCCGCCCCCGAACTGACCTGGGCACTGATCATGGCCTCGACCCGTCACTTGGTGCAGGAAGCCAACGCGCTGCGCGCCGGAGCCTGGCAGCAAGGCCTGGGTGGCGACTTGCATGGCAAGACGTTGGGAGTCCTTGGCCTGGGTAGCATTGGCACGCGTGTGGCGCAATTCGGCCAAGTGTTCGGCATGCGAGTCATTGCCTGGAGCCAGAACCTGACTGCCGAACGGGCGGCCGACGTGGGCGTGACGCAGGTGAGCAAGCAGGCTCTGTTCGAGCAGGCCGATATCCTGTCGATCCATCTGGTGCTCAGCGAGCGCACTCGTGGGCTGGTCGATGCCCAGGCGCTGGGCTGGATGAAGCCTGATGCTCTCTTGGTGAATACCGCACGTGGGCCAATCGTCGACGAAGCGGCCCTGATCGATGCCCTCCAGCACAAGCGCCTGGGCGCCGCCGCGCTGGACGTGTTCGCCCAGGAGCCCTTGCCGGCCGACCATCCATTCAGGACGCTGGACAATGTCCTGGCCACGCCTCATGTGGGCTACGTCAGCCAGCAGAACTATCGACAGTTCTATTCCCTGATGATCGAAGACATCCAGGCCTGGGCGGCGGGCAAGCCGATTCGGTTGCTAATGCCTGCGGGCTGA
- a CDS encoding alpha/beta fold hydrolase yields MSRFKTRWLPSLFFTAALPLLAQAAQPQGPAYGPQLEGFEYPYTLKHFAFQSQGESLQMGYMDVPAQGKVNGRTVVLMHGKNFCAATWGDSIKALSNAGYRVIAADQIGFCTSSKPDHYQYSFQQLAGNTQALLKALGVQKSIVLGHSTGGMLATRYALQYPDQVERLAMVNPIGLEDWKALGVPYRTVDQWYERELKLNADGIRNYERTTYYSGRWKPEFERWVDMLAGLNKGPGHTQVAWNSALIYDMIFTQPVYYEFKDLTVPTLLMIGTSDTTAIGSDIAPPAVKAKLGRYEVLGKQVAQLIPRSTLVEFPNLGHAPQMEEPERFHKALLGWLDKPIP; encoded by the coding sequence ATGTCGCGTTTCAAAACCCGCTGGCTGCCCAGCCTGTTTTTCACCGCCGCCCTGCCCTTGCTCGCCCAGGCCGCCCAGCCGCAAGGCCCGGCCTACGGCCCGCAACTGGAAGGTTTCGAATACCCTTATACCCTCAAGCACTTCGCCTTCCAGTCCCAGGGCGAGTCCTTGCAGATGGGCTATATGGATGTGCCGGCCCAAGGCAAGGTCAATGGCCGCACGGTGGTGTTGATGCATGGCAAGAACTTCTGCGCCGCCACCTGGGGCGACTCGATCAAGGCGCTCAGTAACGCTGGATACCGGGTGATCGCCGCGGACCAGATCGGCTTCTGCACATCGAGCAAGCCCGACCACTATCAGTACAGCTTCCAGCAGCTGGCAGGTAACACGCAGGCGCTGCTCAAGGCCCTTGGCGTACAGAAAAGCATCGTGCTCGGCCACTCGACCGGCGGCATGCTCGCCACCCGTTACGCGCTGCAGTATCCCGACCAGGTCGAGCGCCTGGCGATGGTCAACCCCATTGGCCTGGAGGACTGGAAAGCCCTTGGCGTGCCTTATCGCACCGTGGACCAATGGTACGAACGTGAGCTTAAGCTCAACGCCGACGGCATCCGCAATTACGAGCGCACCACTTACTACAGTGGCCGCTGGAAGCCGGAATTCGAACGCTGGGTGGACATGCTCGCCGGCCTGAACAAAGGCCCCGGCCATACGCAAGTGGCATGGAACTCGGCGCTGATCTACGACATGATCTTCACCCAGCCGGTCTATTACGAATTCAAGGACCTGACGGTGCCAACCCTGCTGATGATCGGCACCTCCGACACGACGGCCATCGGCAGTGACATCGCGCCGCCGGCGGTGAAGGCCAAGCTAGGGCGCTATGAGGTCTTGGGCAAGCAGGTTGCCCAGCTGATCCCCCGCTCGACCTTGGTAGAGTTCCCCAACTTGGGGCATGCACCGCAAATGGAAGAGCCGGAGCGGTTTCACAAGGCACTGCTGGGCTGGCTGGACAAACCCATTCCCTGA
- a CDS encoding DUF411 domain-containing protein, giving the protein MAKPLHLLALSALFITTLAQAAEPVTIDVHRDANCGCCKKWISHLQENGFKVNDHVEADMSSVKQRLGVAPNLRSCHTAEINGKFVEGHVPADQVLALSKRDDLLGVAAPGMPMGSPGMEMDGMSDAYQVIGLKKDGTQTVVADYPAH; this is encoded by the coding sequence ATGGCCAAGCCCCTGCATCTGCTCGCCCTGAGCGCCCTGTTCATTACCACCCTGGCCCAGGCCGCCGAGCCGGTCACCATCGATGTGCACCGCGATGCCAATTGCGGCTGCTGCAAGAAGTGGATTTCCCATCTGCAAGAAAATGGCTTCAAGGTCAACGACCACGTTGAAGCCGACATGAGTTCGGTCAAGCAACGCCTGGGCGTGGCACCAAACCTGCGCTCCTGCCACACCGCTGAGATCAACGGCAAGTTCGTCGAAGGGCATGTTCCGGCCGACCAGGTGCTGGCCTTGAGCAAACGCGATGACTTGCTCGGTGTGGCTGCGCCCGGCATGCCCATGGGTTCGCCCGGCATGGAAATGGACGGCATGAGTGACGCGTATCAAGTGATCGGCCTGAAAAAAGACGGGACACAGACCGTAGTGGCCGATTACCCGGCCCACTGA